Proteins encoded together in one Neisseria lactamica window:
- a CDS encoding peptidyl-prolyl cis-trans isomerase has protein sequence MKAKILTSVALLACSGSLFAQTLATVNGQKIDSSVIDAQVAAFRAENSSAEDSPQLRRALLNQEITHTVVAQEVKRLKLDRSAEFKDMLAKLRAEAEKSGDDKKPSFKTVWQAVEYGLNGRAYALHIAKTQPVSEQDAKAAYDNIRGFYKGTQEVQLGEILTDKEDNAKKAVAGLKAKKGFDAVLKQYSLNDHTKQTGKPDGYVPLKDLEQGVPPLYQAIKDLKKGEFTATPLKNGDFYGVYYVNDRREVKVPSFDEMKEQLTGDLQAERIDRAVGALLGKADIKPAK, from the coding sequence ATGAAAGCAAAAATCCTGACTTCCGTTGCACTGCTTGCCTGTTCCGGCAGCCTGTTTGCCCAAACTTTGGCAACCGTCAACGGTCAAAAAATCGACAGCAGCGTCATTGATGCCCAGGTTGCCGCGTTTCGTGCGGAAAACAGCAGTGCCGAAGATTCCCCGCAGTTGCGCCGTGCACTGCTGAATCAGGAAATCACCCACACCGTGGTGGCGCAGGAGGTCAAACGTTTGAAACTCGACCGGTCGGCAGAGTTTAAAGACATGCTGGCCAAATTGCGTGCCGAAGCGGAGAAGTCGGGCGATGATAAAAAACCGTCCTTCAAAACCGTTTGGCAGGCGGTAGAATATGGCTTGAACGGCAGGGCATACGCGCTGCATATCGCCAAAACCCAGCCGGTTTCAGAGCAGGACGCAAAAGCCGCATATGACAATATCAGAGGTTTTTATAAAGGTACGCAGGAAGTCCAGTTGGGCGAAATCCTGACCGACAAGGAAGACAATGCGAAAAAAGCGGTTGCCGGCCTGAAGGCGAAAAAAGGTTTTGATGCCGTTTTGAAACAATATTCCCTCAACGACCATACCAAACAGACCGGCAAGCCGGACGGATATGTGCCGCTGAAAGATTTGGAACAGGGTGTTCCGCCGCTTTATCAAGCAATTAAGGACTTGAAAAAAGGCGAATTTACGGCAACGCCGCTGAAAAACGGCGATTTCTACGGCGTTTATTATGTCAACGACCGCCGCGAGGTGAAAGTGCCTTCCTTTGATGAAATGAAGGAACAGCTTACCGGCGACCTTCAGGCGGAACGGATCGACCGTGCCGTCGGCGCGCTGTTGGGCAAGGCAGACATCAAACCTGCAAAATAA
- a CDS encoding BolA family protein, producing MPSVDLIRERLQTLDPLVLEIGDESHLHKGHAGNTGGGHYAVLVVSRHFEGASRLNRQKTVKSLLKDLFSDGIIHALGIRAAAPDEYFHTAD from the coding sequence ATGCCGTCCGTCGATTTGATCCGCGAACGCCTGCAGACGCTCGATCCTCTGGTGTTGGAAATCGGCGATGAGAGCCATCTGCACAAAGGACACGCGGGCAATACCGGCGGCGGACATTATGCCGTTTTGGTTGTCAGCCGGCATTTTGAAGGCGCAAGCCGTCTGAATCGTCAGAAAACGGTCAAATCGCTGCTCAAAGATTTGTTTTCAGACGGCATCATCCACGCGCTCGGCATCCGGGCGGCTGCCCCCGACGAGTATTTCCATACGGCGGACTGA